TTCGGGCAAATCCTTACTGGGTTTGTAGAACTTCGAACCAAAGGGCGGAAAGGTCAAACGATAACCATACGGCATGCTGAGGTCCTTGATAAGGAAGGAAATTTCTATCCGGATACGTTAAGACAGGCAGTATCCATTGATCAATTGATCTGTAACGGTAAAGATCAAATTTTCCGTCCTCATTTCACTTTCCATGGATTTCGGTATATCGCCATTGAAGGGGTAGATGAGATCCAGCTTGATCAATTCACAGCTTGCGTGCTGCATTCAAGTCTGGAGGAAACAGGCCGTTTCGTGACCTCCAATGCGATGGTGAACCAATTGCAAAGCAACATTCAGTGGAGCCAAAGAGGTAACTTTCTGGATATACCGACGGACTGCCCTCAAAGAGACGAGCGTCTAGGGTGGACAGGAGATGCACAAGTATTTGTTGGGACCGCTGCGTTCAATATGAATGTTGCTTCCTTCTTCAAGAAATGGCTGCGCGACCTTGCCTCTGAGCAGACGGAGGAATATGGGGTTCCCCATGTCATTCCTAACATTCTTGGAAATCAGGAAGGTGCTGCTGCCTGGAGCGATGCCGCTGTTATTGTCCCTTGGGTCATGTACCAAACCTATGGAGATCTTCGATTGCTGCGAGAACAATATGACAGCATGAAGGGGTGGATTGATTATATTACTGCACGTTGTGGAGCGAATGGATTATGGCAGACTGGTTATCAATATGGGGACTGGTTAGGGTTGGACAAAGAGGAGATTAGTAACGATAGAACAGGGGCTACAGATGTTTATCTGGTAGCAAACGCTTATTATGCGTATTCGACCGAACTGGTTGCAAAGACAGCCAAGCTTCTGGACAAAACCGAAGATGCCGTCCGTTACGAAGAATTGCATAGCCAGATCAAACAGGCTTTCAATGCAGAATATATCTCTTCAACTGGCAGACTGGTCAGCGAAACTCAAACGGCCTGCGTGTTAGCGCTACACTTCAACCTTGCCGAGGAGAGATACAAGGATCGGATTCGCAAGACGCTTGAAAACAATATAGCGAAACATAAAAACCATCTCACGACAGGATTTGTTGGTACTCCATATCTGTGTCATGCCTTATCGGACAATGACCTGCATGACCTTGCTGGTACCTTGTTTCTGAAAGAGGATTTCCCATCTTGGTTGTACGCTGTAAAAAAAGGGGCTACCACGATATGGGAACGGTGGAATTCCATTCTGCCTAATGGTGATTTCGATACATCAGGTATGAATTCCTTGAATCATTACGCCTATGGATCCATTGGGGAATGGATGTATAGAAAACTCGCGGGAATTAATCCAATTGAGGCAGGTTATAAGAAGATTCTGATAAAACCTCAATTCATCCGAGGAATCAGTTCGGTAGATGCTGCTTTTGATTCGGTCTACGGAGAGATAAAAAGCTCTTGGTCATGCAGGGCGGGTAAAATTATTGTAAATGTAACGATACCAGCAAATACAACAGCAATTATTGTACTGCCTAAGAAACCTGTGCCTGTAGAGGTTGGTTCCGGATCTTACAGCTTCGAATATGCGACGCAAATCAGTCTCGAAAGAGAACGGTTTACCATGGATTCGACACTCAAAGAGATTGTGGAAGAGCCCACAGCAGTTCGAATGTTAAACGAGCACGCTCCCGGTATGCTGGATCACCCGATGATCCAATATGCTTATGATTTATCTGTAAGCGAATTGCTGGCCAATACGCCAGAGGAGACCGAACAGTTATTTAGAAGAGTCATCCAAATGCTCAATGCATCTTAGGTATGAAGGGGAAAGGGTTGATTATGAAGGCGCTGCAGGAAACGAGCAGCGCCATTTTGTATTACAGAAATTCGTTATGGAAGAACGAAAGATTAGCACTTAAAAAAAGGGATAAGCACCAATACGAATTTACTAAAAAAATAATGAAGTTACCATATTAAACCCTTGAGGAGGACTAAAATAATGTTTGAAAGCGGTACCATGAAGCGAATGAAATAAGGGGGAACAGCAATGAAAGCAGAACGAGAAATCCTTAATCCATCAGTTGTAAAGGGAAGCAAGAAGTCCAAGGCATTAGGTCTTGATGCCCAAGGCATTCAGAAAACAATGCGCCCTTACCATTACTTAGGTGACGGAGCAGCGCAAGTTGCCTTAAACTCCATCAGCGGACTGATTGGGATGTTAACTTATTTTTATACAGACAAGGTAGGGATTGCTGCTGCCACAGTGGGCACGATTATGCTCATCACCAAATTTATCAATGCAATAGCAGACTTGCTGATGGGTAGGATCGTTGATGCGACAAAATCCAAATATGGAAAGGCCAGACCTTGGATTCTATGGATGGCTCTCCCCGCAATGGCATCTATCATATTACTGTTCACAGTGCCCGCCGAGGCATCATCAACGGTAAAAACCTTCTATGCGTTAGCTACAGTTGCCTTTGCTTCAGCTATTGTGTATACGGGAATTGCGATCCCTTTCGGAAGCTTGATGGCGATCCGTACCAGAAGTGTAGAAGAACGCGGTAAAATGGGCCTTACCCGAACCATCTTTGGATATATTATCGGGATGATTATCGCTATCGCATTAATTCCATTAACCAATATGCTTGGTGGGGATCAAAAAGCATGGATTATCGTTGCGGTTGTTCTGGGTATTGTATCTTTCATTTCCTTAATCCTGACCTTCTTAGCATCCAAAGAAAACAATGCTGGCGAAAGTATTGTTGAAAGCGATAACATTCCTTTCTGGGAAAGCATTAAGCTCCTATTCCAGAACAAATACTGGGTCATCATGCTGTTTGCTCAGTTATTGATCAACATGCTCTATACGCTTAATGGTTCAACAGGAATCTATTACACCAAGTATATTCTCGGGAATGAGAACCTGATCGGAATCATGGGGGCAGTTGGATTAGTCCCGGTTTTTTTGGGATTTGTTATGGTGGGACCCATGATCAAGAAATTCGGACTTACCAGAACTGCACGGATAGGCATGATTCTTGGCATCGTTTCATCACTTATTCGTTGCTTTATGCCATATAACTTTATTGCAGCTATAGTACTTGGCGGTATCGCGACACTGGCAACCATTCCAATGATGGCTGTCGGCGGAGTGTTGGTGAACAACACCGTGGAATACGGTGAATGGAAGACAGGTAAACGCCTAGTTGGGATGGTCAATAGTGCAAACAGCTTTGGCGTTAAAATTGGTACGGGCCTGGCTGCCGCGATGATCGGCTGGATTCTTGCCATGGGCAACTACGATGGAGCGTTAGTAACACAGGCGGATTCAGCGATTACCAGCATCCTGGTTCTGACGGTATATCTTCCTTTGGTGATATTCGTTCTTACGTATCTCTGCTTGCGCAAGTACGATTTGGATGAGAAGTATCCTCAAATTGTAAAAGAACTGGAAGAACGCTTGAATCCTTAGGAAGATGCAAGTTATCGCGGATTACTGGGATTAAATGAACCTATTTGAAAGTGAATCGTTAAATATGATAGTATTTATATTGTAGTGATATTAATACTATCGTTTTAAGGAGTGATGTGATGTTTACCAATGAAAATCAAGGTCGTTCCAAGTCCAAAGTAGATTTCATGGATCATTCTTTCATTCAGCAGCCTTTCCCAGTCTACGAAAAGCTGCGTTCCGAAGAGCCTGTCCATCGACTATTACTGCCAAGTGGGCATGCTGCGTGGATGGTTACCCGATATGAGGATGCCGTCAACATTTTGCAGGATGGTCGCTTTGTAACCGGAGTTCTCGATAACAGGAATGATGAAACGGAGGAGACACTTCCTCCACATCAGGTAATTATTTCACGCAATCTGATCAGTGTTGGTCCTGAAGATCATCGTCGACTGCGGCGCTTGATTCAGAAGGCATTTACTCCCCGAATGATTGAGAGGCTGCGGGGACGAATTGTGGAAATAAGCGATGAATTACTAGACAAGATTCAGGCAGGAAACACTCGGGAGTTTGATTTGATCGAGGACTATGCCTTCCCACTGCCCATTATCGTTATTTGCGAAATGCTAGGCGTTCCGCTGAAGGATCAAGACAAATTCAGAGCCTGGTCCAACACCATTATGGAGAGTGTCAGCAATCCGCAGATGAATCAGGAGAGCGATGAAGTAATGAAGGCTTTTGTGGATTACTTACAAGAACTGATCACGGATCGTCGTAATCATATTCAACAGGACCTCGTCAGCGATCTCATCAGCATAGAGGAAGAAGGTGACAAACTAACAGAGCAGGAGTTATATGCACTCGTGTTCGTACTCATCATAGCGGGGCATGAAACAACAGTAAATCTGATCGGGAACGGCATGCTGGCGTTGCTGGAACATCCCCAGCAAAAGCAACTACTTATGGAGCAACCGGCTCTGATTCAAGCGGCGGTTGAGGAAGTGCTGCGATTTAACGGGCCGGCAGAAATTAGCAATGTTCGATGGGCTGCAGAAAATGTTGATTTTCAAGGAATACAAATTCGCCAAGGAGACATGATGCTGGTCGCTTTATCCTCAGCGAATCGGGATTCCAGTCGATATGAAAACCCCGATACGTTTGACATTACTCGCAAAGTCAATGACCACATTGCTTTTGGTAAAGGAATTCATTATTGTCTTGGAGCTCCACTTGCGAGACTTGAAGGCGAGATTGCGATCAACGCTTTACTTCAACGGCTGCCGGAGATTCGGTTAAATACGGATGCGGAACTGCTGGAGTGGAGGCCAGGTATGATCATCCGGGGGCTCAAAGCTTTTCCAGTCGTATACTAAATTCCGCGCATGCGATTGATTTCAGCTATTCAAATGCTTAGAAACAATGCCCTGATGGATGATACACATAGAAATGATAGATTTGACCCAAAATTAATCAATATATTGGAGAGATGAACCTAATGAGTTATGACGAGAATATCCGAATTGGTGAATTGTTGAACAACGCAGAATCGTTTGCTGTACTGGAAAAGCATTTGCCGGAATTCGTGAAAGAACCAACGTTCAAGATGGCCACTAACTTTACGTTGGATCAACTAGCTGCATTGCCTCAGGTAGATATTCCTTTACCTACACTTCAGATTTTGAAGCAGGAACTGGCAACCATTGCGTTTGAAGCAACAGTCCAGAAGCAAGAAATTGGTGCACCGACAGGAAATAAAGAAGGTATTTCTCTGGAAGGTAAAGTGATCATTGTTACGGGAGCTGGCAGTGGGATTGGAAGAGCCAGCGCGGTGATGATGGGATCTCGCGGAGCGAAGCTTGTACTGGTTGATTTCAATGAGCAGACAGGGGGAGAAACGTTAGCACTGGTTCGCGAAAATGGCGGCGAAGCTACATTTGTACAGGCTGACGTATCCAAAGAGAGCGATGTTCAAAACTATATTCAAAAAGCAGTAGAAGCCTATGGAAAAATTGATGTGGCATTCAACAACGTGGGCATACTCCAGAAATTCCAACGTTTTCAGGATATCTCCGAGGAAGAATATACACGGATCATGGATGTGAATGTGAAAGGGATCTTTTTAGGCATGAAATATGCCTTGCAGGTTATGGATAAACAGGGATACGGTCATATCATTAATACTGCGTCCACTACGGCTATTCGTGCTGAACACAGTCTGGCTGCATACACGGCTAGCAAACATGCGGTTGCGGGATTGACCAAAGCGGCGGCCATTGAATATGTACGCAAAGGTATTCGCATCAATGCTATCTGTCCAGGAGGTGTAGCTACAACATTGACGGCTGCGGTTCCCCAATCGTTGCAGGAGAGTGGCTATGTGCCTGAAGAGTTTCCGAGTATGCGGATCGGGCGTTATGCAGAGCCAGAAGAACTCGCCCAGATCGTTGCGTTTCTTGCATCTGATTATTCCAGTTATATGACAGGATCAATCATCCTCGCAGATGGTGGCATCACACTTTAATGGTTTGAAGAAATTTTATTAGATGAAATAAAGTATATAATCATCAACGTTTTTTAATTACGCATAACTCTAGATATAGAGGAGCGACATTGTCAATTAATGAGATGTCGCGGGACGTTCAAAGTCGCTATTATAGCGACTTTTTTGTTTTAAGGAAAAGCTGAGGACAAGAACATAGTCCATGTGATCAATGATTAGATGTACATCTAATCATTGATCACATGGACTTAAACAAGAAAATATTCACGATGTTATGTGATAACTGTCGAGGGACAAGAACATATTCCTATTGAAGTCGCTATTTTAGCGGCTTTTTTAATTTATCGGTACAAGTTCTTGTCCCGAGCCAAGGACAAGAACTTGTACCGATTACCGAAATGGACAAGAACATGTTCCTATTTCCGGTTAGGCGTTTTTGCATATAATTTTCTCCAGACGGAATTGTGTCTGTGCCACTGCACGTTCCTTAGCTTTGTGCATGAGCAAAAATTGTTTTCTGGCATCGAGAGGAGGATCTCCTTGTCGAATCAGTTCTGTGTAAACCTCAATATCCTCAATAGACATATCCGTATCTTTCAAAGCGATAACCAACTCCAGCCACTCTAGGACTTCGTTCGAATATTCTCTTCTACCTGAAGCATTACGTTCCACATGAGGTAAGCTGTCTTCTTGTTCATAATAGCGCAGGGTGGAGCGACGTAAACCTGTAATTTTCTCAACTTCACTAATACTGTACATGCCAAACGATCCTTTCATAGTTAAAGTTAACTTGAAGTGAATTGCACACTAGTAACGTGTTATATGCCAAATCAAAGACTGATCACAGTCAGCGGTAAAATATAAACGACAACGAAATGACTTATGCATGCTGATGTTATGAAGTTTTAAAGCATAGAATCCTCATTTTAGATAGTTACTCACATTGTTCTTAAAATCTCGTGGTGTCATGCCGTAAATAGCCTGGAACACCCGATTGAACGTACGCTGGCTATCGAATCCTGCATTCATCCACACCGTTGTTAGAGACGCATCTGTGGTACGAATTAGCATGGAAGCATACTCAACCCGAAGCATCGATAGATAGTTTCGTAGATTCATCTTGAATCGCTTGGAGAAGATGCGAGAAATATAATATTTACTTACGTTAAACTCGGAGGCAAGTGTGTCTAGGGTGATGGGCTCGGTGAAATGTGTTGCTAAGTATTCCATCAGCTTCTTGGATAAATCCTGCACGGGGAGTTGCTGTACTTGTTCAAATTCAATTTTGCGCAATAGATGCGCGATGATGATGTGAATCCAACCAAGCTTAATGGCATAATCATCATCCCGTTTCACTTTCTCAAATGCAATTGCAACGTCTTCATGAACATATGGTTTAGTAATAGTTGGATTCTTAGGATGGAAGCGAGTCAGATCAGGAAACAGACCGCCTAAGAGCTTGGGATGGATAATAATTAACACCTCCCTCGTATAGGAATTCCCAGTTGTTTCGTAACGGTGAACCATATCAGGGAATATCATTGCTGCGTCACCTTCGTGCAAATCATACGTTTGATCATTCACTTCAATCCGTTGAGACCCTGAAATGACATATAGAATTTCAAGATATCCATGCATATGTGGAGGGAAAGAAATCTCCTTCAAATTCCAGATAACCGATAATTCATCCTTACGAATCTCATAAAAAGGTAACATCCGTCTTAACCTCCAGTGCAATTTTTGGCTAGTTTTATATTCTTTATGTCTATATTCTTGTTCATTGCCATGATAAACTCTAGTGTGACGAGATCTACAACGGCTCATAATTTTTATAGTACGGCAAAATGCAAGCGATTACATGACTGCCGTGAAGGGTTTCATGACAAATGGACTCAAGATGTACCAATTCAAACAGATGGAGGAGCAGGACATGCGAAAGAGTAAAACGTTTACGAATATCTTTGTCTCGATCCTACTCCTTAGCATTGGACTCGTTGTAGGTTTTGGGAGTTATATCTATGTTTCAACTACAAAATCGGTAATAGAGCGTGTAAGCGAGGGGCACCAAAGCTTAATTCTGCAGGTGAGAAATACACTGGAACAAAAAATTCAAACCATTGAATATGCTTTTGCCACGTACAGTACGACGCCATCGTTTCGTAAGGTCATTAACAGTCCATTAAGCGGGCAAGATTATGAAGCATATCGCGAACTGAATTCCCAGCTAGGTTATATTGCAACGATGGGGCTTGATGGCGTGCAGTATTCGCTTGTGAGTCTGAAGCAAAATTGGAGCCTGTCTAACGGATCGTTATCACGAATTACAGATGAAGAGAAGCAACAGATGCAAGCCTTATTCGCTGATCCGGAAGGCAATAACCTCTATTGGACCAAAACTAAGGAAGGTCTTCGATTGCTGCATGCGTTACCGATGTATTCGAAGGACAAAGAAGCCATTGCGATGTCGGACATCTCTTTGCGAACACTGAATCAATCCCTACAGACGCAATCCGATGCTCCTATCTACATTTTGAACAAACAGGGTGAATTGCTCTATGCAGCTTTAACCGAACAAAGCCCTATATCTGCTGAGCAAATGAGCTTAATCAGCAAACAAATAGTTAATGAGCCTCCTTCAGGACAGATTACAATTCCTGCTGCATCGGGTGATTCAATTATGGGCTTGTACGCCCGTTCTACTTATAATGGATGGACTTATATCACACTTCCGAATCAAAAAGAAGTCAGCCAAGCCCTATCATCGACCCGTTTGGGTTTAATTGTAATGGGTGCCGTCATTATGGCTCTGATGATCATTCTTGCATACATTATAGCTTTACGGCTTGCCAAGCCCGTTCTTCAAATTCAGCATAGTCTTGGCGGACGTGCTGAGAGAACGGTCAAGGACGAGGTCGGTTGGATCATTCAGTCGATCCATTCTATTGTTTCAGAGAAACAACATCTCGAACAGCTTATCCATCTTGAAAAGCCCAAACTTGAAACACAATTTGTTCTAAATGTACTACAGAATAGGTTAACCAGGGAAGAGATCCATAGCTATCTTGAACGATTCGCATATACAAAGATGCACAACGAGATGTATGCAACGATGTTGATTCAGATTGACCGTCCCGGGAAAGGGGCGCTGGCTGATAAAGATACACTGCTGTTGGCCGTTAATCAGTTAGTGCAGGAGATCATCCCCCCGTCCCAACGGATGTTACCCGTCGTGTTGAATGAACGGACACAAGCAACGATATTATCCTTCGCTGGCAGTTCTTCAGACAATCGAGAAGTGATATTGCAATATGCCAAAAGGGTTATTCAATTGTCTCGCGAGTATTGGTCCGCTTCAGTCAGTGTGGGCTTCAGTGGTCAATATGAAGACCTGATGAATACCCGGGAAGCCTGTGATATGAGTCTTGAAGCATTGTACCAGCGTCTTAAGCTAGGCAAAGAGTCCGTTATTTTCTATGAGGATATCTTACGTGTTGGCAGCGGACCTACCTTACTTCACTACCCTACAGAATTGGAGAGTCGGCTGTTCGATGCCATACGTCTTGGTGACAAAGAAGAGGTGACACGTACGTTATACCCGCTGTTAGCAGATATGATGAAGCATAACCTTAATCCAATGAATCTGGAGATCACATTGATTCGATTCGTGAACAATTTGATTCAGTTGGAGCAGCTCATTGGTACGGACGTGTTGCTTACACAGAGTAACGGCACATTGTATCATCGACTGCTGCATACGCTGAATCCGGAAGAAGTTGAACACATTCTTGTTCACGAAGTCATCTATCCTATGGTAGATAGTATGCAGGAGAGAGCGAGCCAACAGTTTCGCACACTTGCAGATCGTATGGCCTCTATTGTACGCACGGAATACGACCAGGACTTGTCACTGGAATCCATAAGTGAACGATTGCATTATACGCCGAACTATCTAAGTAGCATTTTCCGTAAAGAGTACAATATGACCTTTAGCGAGTACTTAATGAATGTCAGACTAGATGTAGCAAGGAAATGGTTGGTGGACACGAACATGCCCATTAAAGATATAGCCGAACGACTGGGATATCAGAATTCCCAGAACTTTATACGTACTTTTCGGAAAAAAGAGAATCTCACCCCTGGTGCATATCGAAGGGTGCGGATGGATAGCTGAGCATCCCAGTATATGTTAGCAGTATCCGATAATCCGTAAGCACCTTCGAAATTCAACTCCACTCCATGTAAGCGTAAATCCCCTCAGGTTGATCCCGAGGGGATTGTTATTTTCCATATGTGCCTCATCTCAACCTTTCACTGAACCAAGTAAAGCGCCTTTGGTAAAGTGCTTCTGCACGAAAGGATACGCGAGCAGCATCGGTACAGTAGCCACAACAATGACACTCATCTTAATGGTCTGTGATGGAGGGACAATGTCTACAACCGAGCTGTTGCCATCCATGCCACTGGAGACAATTACAATCTGGCGGAGCAATACTTGTAGTGGCCACATCGTGGACTCGTTGAGATATAGGATCGCATTCATATACGTGTTCCAATAGGATACGCCATAGAACAGGGATAAGGTAGCAATGGAAGGTAGAGCCAATGGAATCATAATCTGCAGCAAAATCCGAAAGTCGTTGGCACCATCAATTTTGGCAGATTCCTCTAGACTATCCGGTAGCGCCTGGAAGAAATTGCGCATGATGATCAGGTTGAATGCATTGATTGCAGTAGGGATAATCATGGACCAGTACGAATCGATTAACCCAACGGCTTTCACAACTAGGAAGGTGGGAATCATACCCCCGCTGAACAACATCGAGAAGACGACCAAGAAATTGATAAAGTTCCGTCCTAAGAGATATCTTCTGGATAACCCGTAAGCCATAAGTGCCGTCAGCGTCATACTGACAATGGTTCCTGCCAGCGTGATGAAGATGGATACGCCGAGTCCTTTGAAGATGGTAGGTGTGGAGAAGATGTAACGATAGGCATCAAGCGAGAAGGATGTCGGAAACAGAATAAACTTCTTCTGTACAATCTCCTGCGTGGAAGCGAAGGAACTGGCAACGACGTTTACGAAGGGTAATAGGCAGGCCAGGGAGAAAAGAAGCAAGAACGTATAATTTATTACATTGAATATGACGCCACCGAGTTGTTCCTTTTTAACATTGTGTTTGGACATCTGATATGTTCCTCCTTGTTAAGTAGTGATTCTCCCTTACCATAACAAGCGAAGAATATTACGTACATAATCCTGACCTACTGACTTGAAATGGAACGTTGTAGTGATGCAAAAGCTTTGAAATACCATGATAATCCATATTACCAATAATAATCATGATCTACGATCTGCACCTGTTCATCTGGCCTTAAGCCGCGCTGGACGGGGATTCCTTCAACTACAATAGCTAATGATTATGTACGGAATCGCTTACATCTCATATGCTTAGGAAGCATTCAACTACACCATCCCAAACAAGGAGGTCAGCAAGCAGTGAGAGAATCTGAGCCATCAGTCGTTTCGTTGCAACACAAAGCATATCGGAATACAGGATTAGGTCACTATTTGAGAAACGCTGCATCCAACAAGCTTCTTTATTTAATGATTCTTCCCGGTTTTATCTACTTTGTGATCTTCAAGTATTTTCCGATGGGCGGACTTATTATTTCATTTCAGGATTATCAGCCGTATCTAGGAATTAGAGATAGTCCATGGGTGGGCTTCAAACATTTTGTCCGTCTGTTCACGGAACCAACCTTCGCCATGCTACTTAGTAATACATTGATCTTGTTCGCGCTTGAATTAGTGATTTTCTTCCCGATTCCGATCATCCTTGCACTCATGATGAATGAAGTACGACACAGATTATTCCGAAACTCCATTCAAACGATCGTATATATCCCACATTTCATGTCATGGGTGATTATCGTCTCCATTACGTACGTGTTTCTTAGTGTGGATGGGGGCGTCGTCAATGAAATTATAGCTGCATTGGGTGGTAGCAAGATCAGCTTCTTAACTTCACCTGAATGGCTTCGTCCGATGTATATTTTGCAGATTATATGGAAGGAAGCCGGTTGGTCAACGATCATCTACCTCGCAGCTATTACTGTTGTAGATACCCAGCTGTATGAAGCTGCCGAGATGGACGGTGCGTCTAGATTGCGTAAAATGTGGCATGTAACTTTACCCGCCATACGTCCGGTCATTATTACACTGTTGATTCTCAAAATCGGAAACACGCTAGAACTTGGCTTTGAACATATGTACTTGTTACTGAATTCGCTTAACCGGGAGGTAGGTGAGATATTTGATACGTATATCTTCACGGCAGGTTTGAAGAACGGACAATTGAGCTTTAGTACAACGGTTGGATTGTTCAAAGGTCTGGTAGGTTTGGTGCTGGTTATGTTCGCTAATCGTCTCGCCAAAAAATTAGGAGAAGACGGCGTTTACTAGCAGCTATCCCAAATGACAACCATGATGTACTGGTAAAATCTAATCGTTGTTATGCTTCAATAGTTCGTATGGTGTGGGAGCAACTCGGATTGACCATAAATTGGTGAAAAGGGGATTGAACGATGAGATATAGAACTTCCAAATTGTTAGCGCTTACGTTAAGCGGAGCCTTACTGTTATCTGCCTGTTCCGGAGGAAGTGGGGATTCAGGAACCAATGCTGATGGGAAAACAACGATTAGTTGGTTGAATATCATGCATACCGCTTCACCACCTACAGACACTGTGCTTAACAAAATCGAAGAGATTACGGATGTGGACATACAGTTTTCCTGGATTCCGGATGCCTCTAAGGAAGAACGGCTTAATACTTCACTTGCTTCCGGTTCTCTCGCTGACATCGTATCCTTGACGATTCTGGAGAATTCTTCGGTTCGCAATGCGCTCAAAGCAGGCGTCTTCTGGGAGGTTGGTCCGTATCTCGATGAATTCCCAAACCTGAAAGGCATATCTCAGGATATGCGCAATTCGGCATCCATTGAAGGGAAGTTATACGGTATTCCGATGCAAAAGCAGGTAGCGCGCAATGGTGTTATTTTACGTAAAGACTGGCTCGATAAGGTTGGCTTGCCTGTGCCCAAAACAACGGCAGAACTCATGGAAGTGGCAAAGGCATTTACAGAACAAGATCCCGATGGCAATGGCGTGAAAGACACAACCGGATTCATTGACCGCAGTGATTTGGTATTTGGTGCGTTTAAGACCCTGGGATCTTACTTTGGGACACCAAGTGGTTGGGCGATTAGTGAGGATGGCAAAGTGACACCTGAGTTTGAGTCCGAAGGTTACATTCAGGCGATGGATTATATGAAAGAGCTGTACACCAATGGATACATTAATCAGGATTTTGCCGTAACAGCCAAGAAGGATCAGCAGGAAGGCTTCGCACAGGGCAAGGCAGGGATCTACGTGGGTGCTCTATTTGATAGCAAGGGGCTGTTCAATCTTGCCCAAGGTGTCCAAGATGATATGGAGCTTGTGATGGTCAATGATATTACGTCCACAGGAAACGAAAGTGATCGAGCGATATGGTCGACATCCAATGGCGTAGGAGGATTGCTTGCATTTCCTAAATCGGAGGTCAAGGACGAAGCCGAATTGAAACGTATTCTGAAGTTTATGGATGATCTGATGAGTGAAGAGGTATTTACCTTGATGACGTATGGTATCAAAGATGTGCACTATAGCCTCGACGAGAACAATGGTGCCACCATAATTAATACCAAGTTATGGGAGCAAGAGGTACAGCCATTTTCTTCCTCGCGCCCTAACGAGAACGGATATGCCATTGTGGATGCTGACCCACTCCGTATTGAATCGACACGGTTAATTGA
Above is a window of Paenibacillus sp. E222 DNA encoding:
- a CDS encoding sugar ABC transporter permease, whose product is MILPGFIYFVIFKYFPMGGLIISFQDYQPYLGIRDSPWVGFKHFVRLFTEPTFAMLLSNTLILFALELVIFFPIPIILALMMNEVRHRLFRNSIQTIVYIPHFMSWVIIVSITYVFLSVDGGVVNEIIAALGGSKISFLTSPEWLRPMYILQIIWKEAGWSTIIYLAAITVVDTQLYEAAEMDGASRLRKMWHVTLPAIRPVIITLLILKIGNTLELGFEHMYLLLNSLNREVGEIFDTYIFTAGLKNGQLSFSTTVGLFKGLVGLVLVMFANRLAKKLGEDGVY
- a CDS encoding AraC family transcriptional regulator, with the protein product MLPFYEIRKDELSVIWNLKEISFPPHMHGYLEILYVISGSQRIEVNDQTYDLHEGDAAMIFPDMVHRYETTGNSYTREVLIIIHPKLLGGLFPDLTRFHPKNPTITKPYVHEDVAIAFEKVKRDDDYAIKLGWIHIIIAHLLRKIEFEQVQQLPVQDLSKKLMEYLATHFTEPITLDTLASEFNVSKYYISRIFSKRFKMNLRNYLSMLRVEYASMLIRTTDASLTTVWMNAGFDSQRTFNRVFQAIYGMTPRDFKNNVSNYLK
- a CDS encoding carbohydrate ABC transporter permease, translating into MSKHNVKKEQLGGVIFNVINYTFLLLFSLACLLPFVNVVASSFASTQEIVQKKFILFPTSFSLDAYRYIFSTPTIFKGLGVSIFITLAGTIVSMTLTALMAYGLSRRYLLGRNFINFLVVFSMLFSGGMIPTFLVVKAVGLIDSYWSMIIPTAINAFNLIIMRNFFQALPDSLEESAKIDGANDFRILLQIMIPLALPSIATLSLFYGVSYWNTYMNAILYLNESTMWPLQVLLRQIVIVSSGMDGNSSVVDIVPPSQTIKMSVIVVATVPMLLAYPFVQKHFTKGALLGSVKG
- a CDS encoding MerR family transcriptional regulator encodes the protein MYSISEVEKITGLRRSTLRYYEQEDSLPHVERNASGRREYSNEVLEWLELVIALKDTDMSIEDIEVYTELIRQGDPPLDARKQFLLMHKAKERAVAQTQFRLEKIICKNA
- a CDS encoding helix-turn-helix domain-containing protein, whose amino-acid sequence is MRKSKTFTNIFVSILLLSIGLVVGFGSYIYVSTTKSVIERVSEGHQSLILQVRNTLEQKIQTIEYAFATYSTTPSFRKVINSPLSGQDYEAYRELNSQLGYIATMGLDGVQYSLVSLKQNWSLSNGSLSRITDEEKQQMQALFADPEGNNLYWTKTKEGLRLLHALPMYSKDKEAIAMSDISLRTLNQSLQTQSDAPIYILNKQGELLYAALTEQSPISAEQMSLISKQIVNEPPSGQITIPAASGDSIMGLYARSTYNGWTYITLPNQKEVSQALSSTRLGLIVMGAVIMALMIILAYIIALRLAKPVLQIQHSLGGRAERTVKDEVGWIIQSIHSIVSEKQHLEQLIHLEKPKLETQFVLNVLQNRLTREEIHSYLERFAYTKMHNEMYATMLIQIDRPGKGALADKDTLLLAVNQLVQEIIPPSQRMLPVVLNERTQATILSFAGSSSDNREVILQYAKRVIQLSREYWSASVSVGFSGQYEDLMNTREACDMSLEALYQRLKLGKESVIFYEDILRVGSGPTLLHYPTELESRLFDAIRLGDKEEVTRTLYPLLADMMKHNLNPMNLEITLIRFVNNLIQLEQLIGTDVLLTQSNGTLYHRLLHTLNPEEVEHILVHEVIYPMVDSMQERASQQFRTLADRMASIVRTEYDQDLSLESISERLHYTPNYLSSIFRKEYNMTFSEYLMNVRLDVARKWLVDTNMPIKDIAERLGYQNSQNFIRTFRKKENLTPGAYRRVRMDS